The following are encoded in a window of Methylicorpusculum oleiharenae genomic DNA:
- a CDS encoding HIT domain-containing protein has product MKFKLTPNSRTLSSLKMNFELHPQLNRDCFFIGRLDLCQILLMNDSQYPWFILVPESAGIQEIYQLNPAQRALLQDESCRVAEYLADHFKADKMNIAAIGNVVSQLHIHHIVRYRTDKAWPSPVWGKYDAVPYNPERKAELITLVRQDLGFSF; this is encoded by the coding sequence ATGAAGTTTAAACTTACACCCAATTCCAGGACGCTATCAAGTTTAAAAATGAATTTTGAATTACACCCGCAACTGAATCGCGACTGTTTTTTTATTGGCCGTCTTGATCTATGCCAGATTTTATTAATGAATGACAGTCAATATCCCTGGTTCATTCTGGTACCTGAAAGTGCCGGTATTCAGGAAATCTATCAACTCAATCCTGCACAAAGAGCGCTATTGCAAGACGAATCATGCCGGGTTGCCGAGTATTTGGCAGATCATTTTAAAGCGGACAAAATGAATATCGCAGCAATTGGCAACGTAGTATCGCAACTGCATATTCATCATATCGTCAGGTACCGGACCGATAAGGCCTGGCCTTCACCGGTATGGGGTAAATATGATGCAGTGCCTTATAATCCGGAGAGAAAAGCGGAATTAATAACACTTGTAAGGCAAGATCTGGGGTTTTCTTTTTAA
- a CDS encoding ATP-binding protein has product MNTSVWSKLPKTVAKLAALEQAPVASLWVDQAGIVGYFNQRFAETMGYGPNALQGTSLDQLVPGIELNQWQQEWWKIIETERYLPVFPLTWRHAKGIALEYTASVSLVEVSGLHFAVFYLWPKHCPPKATESLQKHDQMFFLRNLGESVCLLDTLGIIRFTNTAFCKLAGGLESDLMGLPLLEIISPTKSYLTRVWDVLQQQRSNSEYEFRNLAGKTVHVRMTVVQLSDNESDFARYLVSFVDITEQIKIARELELQNGSFERLASNVPGFIYKFRMTPDGLFSFPYASRGCKEVFGVEPASVKNDATPIVNTIHPDDFPMFQESILESAMHLNPWNFEARQKTSNGEWKWFHAASRPQLQDNGDIIWEGLVMDVTSRKKVEEELAKAKLAAEASASAKADFLANMSHEIRTPLNAIIGLNRLVLKSELTKVQRDYLNKVQLSSENLLGIINNILDFSKIESGKLVIEHIEFNLDKVLENIGTMLEPIAAEKRLELLVDRGIGVPLLMIGDPLRIVQVLTNLCSNAIKFTSQGEVIIAVESVFNKGEEALRFSVKDTGIGLSEQQISRIFESFTQADSSTTRNYGGTGLGLSISKHLIEHMGGEIGVNSIEGVGSEFYFTLPLNVLPDAQPGSVMPAELEGWHVLLIMENETGCAIFEKMLHDLRFKVTVCSLRAMSLEQILDNQQKSQHVPHELVLLDWNMPANQKQVIINALESDGFGSQTPIIINISSLESESIKKLSHRFSNISFLNKPSTPSCLMDAILNASGKEALIRTIQAKHDSRNLAFYEASVRGTRVLVVEDNEINQVVVRKTLEAAGVSIDIAGNGREAVDCLSSAADGYYNAVLMDLQMPEMDGYEATLTLRKNPRFDNLPIIAMTAHTIESDKQKCLEAGMQDHVGKPIEPELLFSKLAKWTTSRHQYPSDPTSATSVRPPEVISTNPYPLQNLVSVNVYSALHLLQGDEKLLLRLLLKFAGEQKETPEQFKALLNDNEWDKAAEKAHQIKGVAGNLQITAVFDVAKKLETAFRNHENAELSRLLADYAAAIHGFVNEIAHWRFEEPELHTHVADTDEILLTGTDLNEIVTLFDKLIGFLEANNWHAEDCLEHINVRLGEVYAHEMKRIKNHLEDLEFQAAADCVRKLRERLHAPI; this is encoded by the coding sequence ATGAACACCTCGGTATGGTCAAAATTGCCCAAAACGGTCGCCAAACTGGCTGCCTTGGAGCAGGCTCCGGTTGCGAGTTTATGGGTGGATCAGGCCGGCATCGTCGGTTATTTTAATCAGCGTTTTGCTGAAACGATGGGCTATGGACCCAACGCCTTGCAAGGCACTTCGTTGGATCAGTTAGTGCCCGGCATCGAACTGAACCAATGGCAACAGGAATGGTGGAAAATTATTGAGACCGAACGTTATCTTCCGGTATTTCCTCTGACCTGGCGCCATGCTAAAGGCATCGCTCTGGAATATACGGCTTCGGTTTCTCTGGTTGAAGTGTCGGGTCTCCATTTTGCGGTATTTTATTTATGGCCCAAGCACTGCCCGCCAAAAGCAACAGAATCACTGCAAAAGCATGATCAGATGTTTTTTTTGCGAAACCTCGGTGAAAGCGTGTGTCTTTTGGATACGCTGGGCATCATCCGTTTTACCAATACCGCTTTTTGTAAACTTGCCGGCGGTTTAGAGTCTGATTTGATGGGATTACCCTTGCTGGAAATTATTTCTCCGACCAAATCATATTTAACCCGGGTTTGGGATGTTCTGCAGCAGCAACGCTCCAATTCCGAGTATGAATTTCGAAACCTGGCTGGAAAAACAGTGCATGTCAGAATGACGGTCGTGCAACTGTCGGACAATGAATCCGACTTCGCGCGTTATCTGGTCAGTTTTGTCGATATCACCGAGCAGATTAAAATCGCCAGGGAATTAGAGTTACAAAACGGCAGTTTTGAGAGACTGGCGTCTAATGTTCCCGGTTTCATTTACAAATTTCGCATGACGCCGGACGGATTGTTTTCTTTTCCCTATGCCAGCAGGGGCTGTAAAGAAGTCTTTGGTGTTGAGCCGGCCAGTGTCAAAAACGACGCAACCCCTATCGTAAACACGATTCACCCTGACGATTTTCCGATGTTTCAGGAGAGCATTCTGGAATCGGCCATGCACCTTAACCCTTGGAATTTCGAAGCCCGTCAGAAAACCAGCAATGGTGAATGGAAATGGTTTCATGCCGCTTCCAGACCGCAATTGCAGGACAACGGCGATATCATTTGGGAAGGCTTGGTGATGGATGTCACCTCGCGTAAGAAAGTGGAAGAGGAGCTCGCCAAAGCCAAATTGGCCGCCGAAGCTTCCGCCTCGGCCAAGGCGGATTTTTTAGCCAATATGAGTCATGAAATAAGAACACCGTTGAACGCCATTATCGGATTGAATCGCCTGGTTCTAAAATCCGAGTTGACCAAAGTCCAGCGTGATTATTTGAATAAAGTTCAACTTTCTTCAGAAAATCTGTTGGGTATCATCAATAACATTCTCGATTTTTCCAAGATTGAATCCGGAAAATTGGTCATCGAGCATATCGAATTCAACCTTGACAAGGTATTGGAAAATATCGGCACCATGCTCGAACCGATTGCGGCGGAAAAACGCCTGGAGTTATTGGTTGACCGGGGCATCGGCGTGCCTTTACTCATGATCGGCGATCCGCTTCGGATTGTTCAGGTGTTAACCAATCTGTGCAGTAATGCGATCAAATTTACCTCGCAAGGCGAAGTCATTATTGCCGTTGAATCGGTTTTCAACAAAGGGGAGGAGGCGCTGAGGTTCAGCGTTAAAGATACCGGCATCGGATTGTCGGAACAGCAGATAAGCAGGATCTTTGAGTCATTTACTCAAGCCGATAGCTCCACAACCCGTAACTACGGAGGGACCGGGCTGGGATTGTCGATCAGTAAGCATTTGATCGAGCATATGGGAGGTGAAATCGGGGTTAACAGTATTGAAGGTGTCGGCAGCGAATTTTATTTTACGTTACCGCTGAATGTCCTTCCTGACGCCCAGCCAGGAAGTGTCATGCCCGCTGAATTGGAGGGCTGGCATGTTTTATTGATTATGGAAAACGAAACGGGCTGTGCCATTTTCGAAAAAATGCTGCACGATTTGCGTTTTAAAGTGACAGTCTGCTCCTTGCGCGCCATGTCGCTGGAACAAATCCTGGATAATCAGCAGAAGTCCCAACACGTTCCCCATGAATTGGTGCTGTTGGATTGGAACATGCCGGCGAATCAAAAACAGGTCATCATTAATGCGCTGGAATCGGATGGATTTGGCTCTCAAACGCCGATCATCATCAATATTTCTTCACTCGAATCCGAAAGCATCAAAAAACTGTCGCATCGCTTCAGCAATATTTCATTTCTTAACAAACCCAGCACGCCTTCGTGTTTGATGGACGCCATTCTGAACGCCAGCGGCAAGGAAGCGTTGATAAGGACCATACAAGCCAAACATGATTCCAGGAATTTGGCTTTCTACGAGGCATCAGTGCGGGGTACTCGCGTTTTAGTCGTGGAGGATAATGAAATCAATCAGGTCGTGGTGCGTAAAACGTTGGAGGCTGCAGGGGTCAGCATTGACATTGCCGGCAACGGACGAGAAGCTGTTGATTGTTTGTCAAGCGCAGCCGATGGCTATTACAATGCCGTGCTGATGGATCTGCAGATGCCGGAAATGGATGGCTACGAGGCGACATTAACCTTGCGCAAAAATCCGCGCTTCGATAATTTGCCGATTATCGCGATGACAGCGCACACCATAGAATCGGACAAGCAGAAATGTCTGGAAGCCGGTATGCAAGACCATGTCGGAAAACCGATAGAACCGGAACTGCTTTTTTCAAAATTGGCGAAATGGACCACCAGCCGTCACCAATATCCTTCAGATCCGACGTCTGCCACTTCGGTCCGCCCGCCTGAAGTCATATCGACTAATCCATATCCGTTACAAAATCTTGTATCGGTCAATGTTTATTCCGCATTACATCTTTTGCAGGGTGACGAAAAACTCCTGTTGCGCTTATTGCTGAAATTTGCCGGTGAACAAAAAGAGACACCGGAGCAATTTAAAGCATTGCTGAACGATAACGAATGGGACAAGGCTGCCGAAAAAGCACATCAAATCAAAGGCGTTGCCGGCAACTTGCAAATTACCGCTGTTTTTGATGTGGCTAAAAAGCTGGAAACCGCGTTCCGCAATCATGAAAATGCAGAGCTAAGCCGTTTATTGGCTGATTATGCTGCTGCAATCCACGGATTTGTTAACGAAATAGCACATTGGCGTTTTGAAGAGCCTGAGCTGCACACTCATGTTGCCGACACCGATGAAATCCTGTTAACCGGAACCGATCTCAATGAAATCGTGACGTTATTCGATAAATTAATCGGTTTTCTGGAGGCCAACAATTGGCATGCAGAGGATTGTCTGGAACATATCAACGTGCGCTTGGGCGAAGTGTATGCTCATGAAATGAAGCGGATTAAAAACCATCTTGAGGATTTGGAGTTTCAAGCTGCAGCCGATTGTGTGCGCAAACTCAGAGAGCGCTTGCACGCTCCGATTTGA
- a CDS encoding S-methyl-5'-thioinosine phosphorylase, producing MTQLAIIGGTGLTQLSELTIVHREHLTTPYGDPSAEFVTGELHGKKIIFLARHGNPHTIPPHRINYRANLWALHKLGVRQVLAVAAVGGITPLMEPAHIAIPDQIIDYTYDRKHTFFEDDLTEVTHIDFTHPYCRELRTRLHKAANHANIAITETGTYGCTQGPRLETPAEIRRMEQDGCDLVGMTGMPEAALAKELGMSYAAISVVANWAAGKSEGEITMAEIEQHLHHGMAKTAKLLKAFVELS from the coding sequence ATGACACAACTTGCAATCATTGGCGGCACGGGCCTTACCCAGCTGAGTGAACTCACTATCGTTCATAGGGAACACCTTACCACGCCTTATGGAGACCCTTCCGCAGAATTTGTAACCGGTGAACTGCACGGAAAAAAAATTATCTTCCTCGCTCGACATGGCAATCCGCATACCATTCCACCCCACCGGATAAATTACCGGGCCAATTTATGGGCATTACACAAACTGGGGGTCAGGCAAGTTCTGGCCGTTGCCGCAGTAGGCGGCATTACACCGCTTATGGAACCTGCACATATCGCGATTCCCGATCAGATCATTGACTACACCTACGACCGCAAGCACACTTTTTTCGAAGACGATCTAACCGAAGTCACTCATATCGATTTTACCCACCCTTACTGCCGGGAACTTCGAACCCGACTGCATAAAGCAGCAAATCACGCCAATATTGCCATTACCGAAACAGGTACTTACGGTTGCACGCAAGGACCCCGACTGGAAACACCTGCCGAAATCCGGCGCATGGAGCAAGACGGCTGTGATTTAGTCGGCATGACGGGTATGCCTGAAGCCGCTTTGGCAAAAGAATTGGGAATGAGCTATGCCGCAATTTCCGTTGTTGCCAATTGGGCGGCGGGAAAATCGGAAGGGGAAATCACCATGGCTGAAATTGAGCAGCATCTGCACCACGGCATGGCGAAAACCGCGAAATTATTGAAGGCCTTTGTCGAATTGTCTTAG
- a CDS encoding hypoxanthine-guanine phosphoribosyltransferase: MNLLEEIEHVKATAELLHNQHEVDAAIDTMAEKINLLLADRNPVFLCVMNGGMVIGGKLLTRLTMPLTLDAINASRYQNKTVGNTIEWILKPKTPLQGRTVLIVDDILDEGLTLAAIGRYCKEEGATSVYSAVLVDKMIDQTKPIQADFVGLEVENRYLFGNGMDYKGYLRNAPGIYACR, encoded by the coding sequence ATGAACCTGCTTGAAGAAATCGAACACGTAAAAGCAACTGCCGAGTTATTGCATAATCAACATGAGGTCGATGCCGCAATCGATACTATGGCGGAAAAAATCAACCTGCTGCTGGCGGACCGGAATCCGGTCTTTTTATGTGTCATGAATGGCGGCATGGTCATTGGCGGCAAACTGTTGACTCGCCTCACGATGCCGTTGACTTTAGATGCCATTAACGCCAGCCGTTATCAGAACAAGACGGTTGGTAATACCATTGAATGGATTCTAAAACCCAAGACACCTTTGCAAGGTAGAACGGTGCTGATTGTTGACGACATTCTGGACGAAGGACTGACGCTGGCGGCTATCGGCCGATATTGCAAGGAAGAGGGCGCAACGTCGGTTTACAGCGCTGTTCTGGTTGATAAAATGATTGACCAGACAAAACCCATACAAGCCGATTTTGTGGGACTTGAAGTAGAAAACCGTTATTTGTTCGGCAACGGCATGGATTACAAAGGTTATCTGCGTAATGCCCCCGGCATTTATGCCTGCCGGTAA
- a CDS encoding oxygenase MpaB family protein — protein sequence MGSQSIWGNIDLDAYRQLADPEVDALVAALLPKKGSESIGRLGYNSMLLMADKLIQDPELALVNDSRLANWLKNMPEEIVDYFDPMEAPDWVDAAKLEQGSKLWQQNSLIMLLILYSGSLPACYLMKNGIPALYKTDKLRDHQYIFQRIYETGLMLAACMDKGGIKVAEDAAVQDDVLLLEALNMLDAEGRWQQQGSRLIRTAGETGTPADSEKIAEQIELLRGKPKRYLWGKGYITAKKVRFLHASMRFMLTEPDSFKPWGNKEQPQTFAEQLSQVQTPWDSEKLGVPVNQEDLAYTLLTFGLVIPRGLEKWGLPLNLEQKEAFLHLWKVTGYIMGIRSELLTDNWQDAEALFDAIHSRQAAASEEGAVLTSALIGFLGDYLPDVPGFAHRLSAAMIISQIGMTNASFLLDNTLIKETRVFWRKPFYTLAGGIFSCSLWLRARFYKRFKHLGWITAHRLNEVSELLIDSWRDAYSRKPFFVPADASTWVRQPGVDQAYQVRLTRWRRQLFFVVGCSFGLLTLALFGLAAAIPAALVGGWSAAKIALIGAIFSWLIALGMMNFRLPTIFNLRPTLDEPSD from the coding sequence ATGGGTAGCCAGTCAATTTGGGGAAATATCGACCTTGATGCTTATCGGCAATTGGCCGATCCGGAAGTGGACGCATTAGTGGCCGCCCTGCTGCCTAAAAAAGGCAGCGAGTCTATCGGCCGCTTGGGTTATAACTCGATGCTGCTGATGGCCGATAAACTGATTCAAGACCCTGAGTTGGCTTTGGTCAATGATTCGCGACTTGCGAACTGGCTGAAAAACATGCCCGAGGAGATTGTTGATTATTTTGATCCGATGGAAGCGCCGGATTGGGTCGATGCCGCAAAGCTTGAACAAGGCTCTAAATTATGGCAACAGAACTCGTTGATAATGTTGCTTATTTTGTATTCAGGCAGTTTGCCCGCTTGTTATTTGATGAAAAACGGCATTCCGGCTTTGTACAAAACCGATAAACTGCGTGATCACCAATATATTTTTCAACGTATTTATGAAACCGGTTTGATGCTGGCGGCCTGTATGGATAAAGGTGGAATCAAAGTTGCTGAAGATGCTGCGGTTCAGGACGATGTTTTACTTTTGGAAGCGCTTAACATGCTTGATGCCGAGGGGCGATGGCAACAGCAAGGCTCTCGCCTGATTCGCACGGCAGGTGAAACCGGCACTCCGGCCGACTCCGAAAAAATAGCCGAGCAGATTGAGCTGTTACGCGGTAAACCGAAACGTTATCTGTGGGGAAAAGGCTATATCACCGCTAAAAAAGTGCGTTTTCTGCATGCCTCAATGCGTTTCATGCTCACGGAACCGGACAGTTTCAAACCCTGGGGCAACAAAGAGCAGCCGCAGACCTTCGCTGAACAGTTAAGTCAGGTGCAAACGCCTTGGGATTCAGAAAAACTGGGTGTTCCCGTTAATCAGGAGGACCTGGCTTATACCTTGTTGACCTTTGGTCTGGTCATTCCCCGGGGCTTGGAAAAATGGGGCTTACCGCTTAATCTGGAACAAAAGGAAGCTTTTTTGCATTTATGGAAAGTGACGGGTTACATCATGGGTATCCGGTCGGAATTATTGACAGATAACTGGCAGGATGCAGAAGCGCTTTTTGATGCGATTCACAGTAGACAAGCCGCTGCATCCGAAGAAGGCGCCGTATTGACTTCGGCTCTGATCGGCTTTTTAGGTGATTACTTGCCGGATGTGCCCGGTTTTGCACATCGCTTGTCGGCCGCCATGATCATCAGTCAGATTGGAATGACGAATGCGTCATTTTTGCTGGACAATACCTTAATCAAGGAAACCCGGGTTTTTTGGCGTAAACCTTTTTATACATTGGCTGGGGGCATTTTTAGTTGCAGTCTGTGGTTGCGCGCCAGATTTTATAAACGCTTCAAACACTTAGGCTGGATAACCGCACATCGTTTAAATGAAGTGAGTGAGTTGTTGATTGACAGCTGGCGCGATGCCTACTCACGCAAGCCGTTTTTTGTGCCGGCAGATGCGTCAACCTGGGTCCGCCAGCCGGGCGTCGATCAAGCTTATCAGGTGCGTTTGACCCGGTGGCGCAGACAACTGTTTTTTGTCGTGGGTTGTTCATTCGGTTTATTGACACTGGCGTTATTCGGTTTGGCGGCGGCCATTCCCGCTGCATTGGTGGGTGGGTGGAGCGCTGCAAAAATCGCATTGATTGGCGCCATTTTTTCCTGGCTAATTGCACTCGGTATGATGAACTTTCGGTTACCCACTATTTTTAATCTTCGGCCCACACTTGATGAGCCCAGTGATTAA
- a CDS encoding diguanylate cyclase, translating to MPVKEYQQTILIIDDAKENIVVLSRLLKSHGNIIFAQNGEEGLLSAMQSIPDLILLDISMPGLDGFEVLMHLKQSPSTADLPVIFITGIPDSDTEEKGLTLGAVDYITKPFSSAVVKARVRHQLKLQRLTRALKDANARLTLLAMTDPLTGAHNRRYFIDMLKNEMSRARRYQHPMSLMVIDIDRFKNINDSFGHDAGDQVIMEVVKTSAEVLRKNDVFSRFGGEEFTILMPETTLEEAAQIAARLCEKVAETQLATDHHQINFTVSGGVVQLEDGDLTPEAILKRADIALYQAKQQGRNRIVVAGMNNNG from the coding sequence ATGCCGGTTAAAGAATATCAACAGACTATCTTGATTATCGATGACGCCAAGGAAAACATCGTTGTGCTATCCCGCTTACTCAAATCGCACGGCAATATCATCTTCGCGCAAAACGGTGAAGAGGGCTTGCTTTCAGCTATGCAAAGCATACCGGATCTGATTTTGCTCGATATCTCAATGCCGGGATTGGACGGTTTTGAAGTCTTGATGCACTTGAAGCAGTCGCCTTCTACCGCCGATTTGCCGGTTATTTTTATTACCGGTATTCCCGACAGTGATACCGAAGAAAAAGGATTAACATTAGGCGCTGTTGACTACATTACCAAGCCGTTTTCCTCGGCGGTTGTTAAAGCGCGTGTCAGGCATCAACTGAAGCTTCAGCGCTTGACCCGGGCCTTAAAGGATGCGAATGCCCGGTTGACTCTGCTTGCCATGACAGACCCGCTAACCGGTGCCCATAATCGTCGCTATTTTATCGATATGCTTAAAAACGAGATGTCTCGCGCCAGACGCTACCAGCATCCGATGAGTTTAATGGTGATCGATATTGATAGGTTCAAAAATATCAACGACAGTTTCGGTCACGATGCCGGTGACCAGGTGATCATGGAAGTTGTTAAAACCAGTGCGGAAGTCTTGAGGAAAAACGATGTCTTTAGCCGTTTCGGGGGGGAAGAGTTCACTATCCTGATGCCTGAAACAACACTGGAAGAAGCCGCGCAAATCGCCGCAAGACTATGTGAAAAAGTGGCCGAAACCCAACTTGCTACAGATCATCATCAAATCAACTTTACAGTCAGCGGCGGTGTGGTTCAACTTGAAGACGGCGACCTGACGCCGGAAGCCATTCTCAAACGTGCCGATATTGCGCTGTATCAAGCAAAGCAGCAGGGCCGTAACCGGATTGTTGTGGCTGGAATGAACAATAACGGATAG
- a CDS encoding flagellar basal body-associated FliL family protein: MHIFLLLLCFFIVPGFAVAEDEEKVEPVLEYLEMTPKFTVNLAGQKKYLLINVQLLVEGKENVEKIKKHMPALRHELIMLFSGRNEADLATMEQREALRKETLDAIRAALDKYENSDGFRDLFFTEFLLN; encoded by the coding sequence GTGCACATTTTTTTGTTACTGTTATGTTTTTTTATCGTGCCCGGTTTTGCAGTTGCCGAAGATGAAGAAAAAGTAGAGCCTGTCCTTGAATATTTGGAGATGACGCCCAAGTTTACCGTGAATTTGGCCGGACAAAAAAAATATTTGTTGATCAATGTTCAGCTACTGGTCGAAGGCAAAGAAAATGTAGAGAAAATAAAAAAACATATGCCGGCTTTGAGGCATGAGCTGATTATGTTGTTTAGCGGCAGAAATGAAGCAGATCTTGCCACCATGGAACAGCGTGAAGCCTTAAGAAAAGAAACGCTTGATGCGATCAGGGCCGCGCTGGATAAATACGAAAACAGTGACGGTTTCCGTGATTTGTTTTTCACCGAATTTTTACTCAACTAG
- the nagZ gene encoding beta-N-acetylhexosaminidase: MKKPIPIGPIMIDVEGINLTAYDREKLSHPNTGALILFSRNYEHPKQIVELITAIRSARKGPLLIAVDQEGGRVQRFKEGFTRLPPACRYKNHPDLAEQAGWLMAAELLAVGVDLSFAPVLDIDCGISEVIGDRSFSEDSTLATQLAGEFRSGMNRAGMAAVGKHFPGHGAVAADSHLALPVDERDFSEIWENDIQPFKKLIADGLEGIMPAHVVYPAVDDKPAGFSVKWIQQILRQELQFNGTVFSDDLSMEGAAFAGSISDRAFLAQEAGCDMILVCNNPKGAEQVLDALPIKTDPLREHRLIAMLGKPQMNAETLKANTQWQTISQQINQMTHEPA; the protein is encoded by the coding sequence ATGAAAAAACCCATTCCCATCGGCCCTATCATGATTGATGTTGAAGGCATCAATTTGACAGCTTACGATCGAGAAAAACTGAGCCACCCGAATACCGGAGCCCTGATTCTTTTTTCAAGAAATTATGAGCACCCAAAACAAATTGTGGAACTGATCACCGCAATCCGTTCCGCACGCAAAGGTCCCCTGCTTATTGCGGTGGACCAGGAGGGTGGCAGGGTTCAGCGATTCAAAGAGGGTTTTACCCGTTTGCCCCCAGCTTGCCGTTATAAAAACCATCCGGATCTGGCCGAACAGGCCGGATGGCTGATGGCCGCTGAATTACTGGCTGTTGGCGTCGACTTGAGTTTTGCACCGGTACTTGATATTGATTGTGGTATCAGCGAAGTCATCGGTGATCGTTCTTTTTCCGAAGACTCAACCCTCGCCACACAACTGGCAGGTGAATTCCGGTCTGGAATGAACAGAGCCGGCATGGCGGCTGTTGGCAAACATTTTCCTGGGCACGGTGCGGTCGCAGCCGATTCGCACCTTGCCTTACCGGTGGACGAACGCGATTTTTCCGAAATCTGGGAAAATGATATTCAGCCCTTCAAAAAGCTCATTGCGGATGGACTAGAAGGCATTATGCCCGCCCATGTGGTTTATCCGGCTGTGGACGATAAACCGGCCGGATTTTCAGTCAAATGGATTCAGCAGATATTGCGACAGGAATTACAGTTTAACGGCACTGTTTTCAGTGACGATCTGAGCATGGAAGGTGCCGCTTTTGCCGGTAGTATTTCAGATCGCGCTTTTCTGGCTCAAGAAGCCGGCTGCGATATGATATTGGTCTGCAATAATCCAAAAGGTGCAGAACAAGTCCTGGATGCGTTGCCGATTAAAACCGACCCACTTCGTGAACACCGCTTAATAGCCATGCTCGGCAAACCGCAAATGAATGCTGAAACACTGAAAGCCAACACTCAATGGCAGACTATTTCGCAACAAATCAATCAAATGACCCATGAACCTGCTTGA
- a CDS encoding IS110 family RNA-guided transposase encodes MNRNVMGLDIAKQVFHLFSMKDGKAVKKKLKRSELLAFIAQLPVSLIAMEACGGAHHWAREFAALGHEVVLLNARFVKAFGVGNKNDFNDAEAIFTAACQPNKRTVAVKTIEQQDLTMLHGIRRGRVDERTALANQIRGHLAERGMVLPRGVNQLRKQLPEILEDGDNQLSALSRRLVATQYQALKDLDEAIKALEREISAVCQQHALSRRLVDIPGIGPLTAVLAAADVGDGKDYHSSRDYAASLGVVPRQHSSGDKQVLLGISKRGNRSLRTSLIHGARSVLKYCGDKSDPLSLWLKRLIERRGFNKAAVALANKNARIIWALATRDGDYVPQTA; translated from the coding sequence ATGAATCGTAACGTAATGGGTTTGGATATTGCAAAGCAAGTATTTCATTTGTTCTCGATGAAAGATGGCAAAGCCGTGAAAAAGAAGTTGAAGCGTTCTGAGTTGTTGGCGTTTATCGCACAACTGCCAGTGAGCTTGATCGCGATGGAAGCGTGTGGTGGAGCGCATCATTGGGCTCGGGAGTTTGCAGCCTTGGGCCACGAAGTGGTGTTATTGAACGCCCGCTTCGTTAAGGCCTTCGGAGTCGGCAACAAAAACGATTTCAATGACGCCGAAGCGATTTTCACCGCAGCCTGTCAGCCGAACAAACGCACCGTGGCAGTAAAAACGATCGAGCAACAAGATTTAACGATGTTACACGGTATTCGCCGAGGCAGGGTCGACGAACGAACGGCCTTGGCCAACCAAATACGTGGGCATTTGGCCGAACGGGGCATGGTGTTGCCGCGTGGCGTAAATCAGCTCAGAAAACAACTACCGGAGATACTGGAGGATGGCGATAATCAGCTCAGTGCGCTAAGCCGCCGGCTTGTGGCCACGCAGTATCAGGCCCTGAAAGACTTGGACGAAGCAATCAAAGCACTGGAACGGGAAATTAGCGCGGTCTGTCAGCAACATGCCTTAAGCCGTCGCTTGGTCGATATACCGGGTATCGGCCCTTTGACCGCCGTGTTGGCGGCAGCCGATGTCGGGGACGGCAAGGACTATCATTCGAGCCGTGATTACGCGGCCAGCTTGGGCGTGGTGCCCCGGCAACACAGTAGTGGGGACAAACAGGTCTTGCTGGGCATCAGTAAGCGCGGCAATCGGTCGTTGCGGACCTCGTTGATTCACGGCGCACGGTCGGTGCTGAAATACTGCGGCGATAAAAGCGATCCCTTGAGCCTGTGGCTCAAACGCCTGATCGAACGGCGCGGTTTCAATAAAGCAGCCGTGGCGCTAGCCAACAAGAATGCCCGGATCATCTGGGCCTTGGCAACGCGCGACGGGGACTATGTACCGCAAACGGCCTAG